CGCGAATCATTTCAGACCGTAATACGCGTAGGTCTCGTGGCTTTGCGTTCGTAGAAATGCCGAATGATGATGAGGCAAAATCAGCAATCGAAGCACTTAATGGCACGAGTGTTGGTGGCAGAGAAATTAAAGTTAATGAAGCCAGACCTAAGGAGGAGTTTGCACCGCGCAGAAACCGTAATCGTTATAGACAATAACTTGTAAAAGTTTATATAGAACGATTATTAAAATATGCTCACTTCCAATCGGAAGTGAGCATATCAATTTATAAGCAACCTAATTATTACCTTCCTTTCCAGGTTTATATGCTTTAGCAACATATTCCTTTAATTCTTCAAACTCCCAATGAACCGTTCTCATTTTTCGTTCTGCGAAAAGATATGCTTGGTCTGCATAGTGTGGTGAATTTTCATCTTGGGTGGCACTACCAAATTGATGTAAAGCCTGAGAATGAACTTTACCATCTTTATCCCATATAACTAAAAGAATATAAGAGTCTCCAGCACGTCCTTCTAAATACTTACCTGTCCACTCTCCATAGACACAATAAAGCAGGTCAGGACCACCTCCTAAACCAATGTTGACTTTTCCATGTATGAGTCGATTAATTTCTTTCCAAGGGACATCTACTTTCCCATATATTGAATAGAGCAATTTAATTTTTTCTCTAAATGTTTTGAATAAATCTGGAACAGGACGATTGAGTATCTCTGCACGAACCACAGGTTCTAATGTTAATATTGCAATACCAGCAGATAAATTATCAGGGTCTGCTTTCAGGTCCCAATTTTTTAAGAGTTCTATCGCCTGCTTTTCAATATCGGTTTCAGGATTAAATTCATTAAACAATTTTTCAATGTATTTTTTGGCTAATGAATTTTTGGAA
This portion of the Candidatus Hydrogenedens sp. genome encodes:
- a CDS encoding RNA-binding protein, with product MNIFVGNLPYSSTEQQLEELFGRYGKVDSARIISDRNTRRSRGFAFVEMPNDDEAKSAIEALNGTSVGGREIKVNEARPKEEFAPRRNRNRYRQ